A stretch of the Myxococcus guangdongensis genome encodes the following:
- a CDS encoding M1 family metallopeptidase, whose translation MAHPTEDKNFRLPLTVRPQRYAATLTLDLEAKTFSGQQTVDVTLAEPTREIILHAISLKLGDVTFRAKGGASHKPSSLQVNAVSETVLLTFDAPLPQGEAQLDVAWTGPFTDGLRGLYSAGKVAATQFEAADARRVFPSFDEPAFKAKWSLSVRVPQGLAVLGNGPVVKEEKDGALTKVTFQETEVLSSYLIALVVGPLVGTPVEHVGTVPVRTWALEEKKHLTRFGQDVALAVLPRLQEYFDLPYAFTKVDQVGIPDFEAGAMENAGLITYREVALLLDPATAPLSVQKRVAEVVTHELAHQWFGNWVTMVWWDDLWLNEAFATWIAFKIVDQWRPEWRMWLDFDSHRTSALFLDALKSTHPIHGEVNNAGEAGESFDAITYEKGGAVLRMIEGFLGEGPFRDGIRLYMRRHARANAVKEDLWNALGEAAKQPVEELATAWVGQSGFPLVTARVEGREVTLSQERFYSEPGVQSAEKWPVPMVLRYEDASGVKEQRVLLRDKQATVKLEAGSGAVKWLCANAGSTGFYRVAYDKATLAGLSANLHALAPSERISLLADQWGLVRSGRASVGELLDLAALFGNEEDDSVLDELVGRLAYVESRLVDDEDQARVRAWVARLLGPGLEKLGWQALAGETDRVKLRRAALVRAVGGLAREPKVLEEARQRVTRMLKGERDALEPNLLDAAVSMAARSGDAELFDIFLQRMPGEPDPATQRRYLMALTAFEEPALAERARALFFSDTVKTQDVASFATGLLANRTGREPWWAQMRKQWKDVVARTGGAPMLVRRIVEALGMLRTREHLDAVRALLKEQPVNDAQQATAQTLERLSQDVELRERCGPEVSAWLKRQP comes from the coding sequence ATGGCGCATCCGACCGAAGACAAGAACTTCCGCCTTCCCCTCACCGTTCGCCCCCAGCGCTACGCGGCCACGCTGACCCTGGACCTGGAGGCGAAGACCTTCTCCGGTCAGCAGACCGTGGACGTGACGCTGGCGGAGCCCACGCGCGAAATCATCCTCCACGCCATCTCCCTGAAGCTGGGGGACGTGACGTTCCGCGCGAAGGGTGGCGCGTCGCACAAGCCCTCCTCCCTCCAGGTCAACGCCGTGAGCGAGACGGTGCTGCTGACGTTCGACGCGCCGCTGCCCCAGGGTGAGGCGCAGCTGGACGTCGCCTGGACGGGCCCCTTCACGGACGGCCTGCGCGGCCTGTACTCGGCGGGCAAGGTGGCGGCCACGCAGTTCGAGGCCGCGGACGCCCGCCGCGTCTTCCCCTCGTTCGACGAGCCGGCCTTCAAGGCGAAGTGGTCGCTGAGCGTGCGCGTGCCCCAGGGCCTCGCGGTGCTGGGCAACGGCCCGGTGGTGAAGGAGGAGAAGGACGGCGCGCTGACGAAGGTGACGTTCCAGGAGACGGAGGTGCTCAGCAGCTACCTCATCGCGCTCGTGGTGGGCCCGCTGGTGGGCACGCCCGTGGAGCACGTGGGCACGGTGCCCGTGCGCACCTGGGCGCTGGAGGAGAAGAAGCACCTGACGCGCTTCGGCCAGGACGTGGCGCTCGCGGTGCTGCCGCGCCTGCAGGAGTACTTCGACTTGCCGTATGCCTTCACCAAGGTGGACCAGGTGGGCATCCCGGACTTCGAGGCGGGCGCGATGGAGAACGCCGGCCTGATTACCTACCGCGAGGTGGCGCTGCTGCTCGACCCGGCCACCGCGCCCCTGTCGGTGCAGAAGCGCGTGGCGGAGGTCGTGACGCACGAGCTGGCGCACCAGTGGTTCGGCAACTGGGTCACCATGGTGTGGTGGGACGACCTGTGGCTCAACGAGGCGTTCGCCACGTGGATTGCCTTCAAGATTGTCGACCAGTGGCGCCCCGAGTGGCGGATGTGGCTGGACTTCGACTCGCACCGCACCAGCGCGCTGTTCCTGGACGCGCTCAAGTCCACGCACCCCATCCACGGCGAGGTGAACAACGCGGGTGAGGCCGGCGAGAGCTTCGACGCGATTACGTACGAGAAGGGCGGCGCGGTGCTGCGCATGATTGAAGGGTTCCTCGGCGAGGGCCCCTTCCGCGACGGCATCCGGCTGTACATGCGCCGGCACGCGCGCGCCAACGCGGTGAAGGAGGACCTGTGGAACGCGCTGGGTGAGGCGGCGAAGCAGCCGGTGGAGGAGCTGGCCACGGCGTGGGTGGGCCAGAGCGGCTTCCCCCTGGTGACGGCGCGCGTGGAGGGCCGCGAGGTGACGCTGTCGCAGGAGCGCTTCTACTCGGAGCCCGGCGTGCAGAGCGCGGAGAAGTGGCCGGTGCCCATGGTGCTGCGCTACGAGGACGCCAGCGGCGTGAAGGAGCAGCGGGTGCTGCTGCGCGACAAGCAGGCCACGGTGAAGCTGGAGGCGGGCTCGGGCGCGGTGAAGTGGCTGTGCGCCAACGCGGGCTCCACGGGCTTCTACCGGGTGGCCTACGACAAGGCGACGCTCGCGGGCCTGTCGGCGAACCTGCACGCGCTGGCGCCGTCGGAGCGCATCTCCCTGCTGGCGGACCAGTGGGGGCTGGTGCGCTCGGGGCGGGCCTCGGTGGGGGAGCTGCTGGATTTGGCCGCGCTCTTCGGGAACGAGGAGGACGACTCGGTCCTGGACGAGCTGGTGGGGCGGCTGGCGTACGTGGAGAGCCGGCTGGTGGATGACGAGGACCAGGCGCGGGTGCGCGCGTGGGTGGCGCGGCTGCTCGGTCCGGGTCTGGAGAAGCTCGGGTGGCAGGCGCTGGCCGGGGAGACGGACCGGGTGAAGCTGCGGCGCGCGGCGCTGGTGCGCGCGGTGGGTGGCCTGGCGCGTGAGCCGAAGGTGCTCGAGGAGGCGCGGCAGAGGGTGACGCGGATGCTGAAGGGCGAGCGTGACGCGCTGGAGCCCAACCTGCTCGACGCGGCGGTGTCCATGGCGGCGCGCTCGGGGGACGCGGAGCTGTTCGACATCTTCCTGCAGCGGATGCCCGGTGAGCCGGACCCGGCCACGCAGCGCCGCTACCTGATGGCGCTGACTGCGTTCGAGGAGCCCGCGCTGGCCGAGCGTGCGCGCGCGTTGTTCTTCTCGGACACGGTGAAGACGCAGGATGTGGCGAGCTTCGCCACGGGCCTGCTCGCCAACCGCACGGGTCGCGAGCCGTGGTGGGCGCAGATGCGCAAGCAGTGGAAGGACGTGGTCGCCCGCACGGGTGGCGCGCCGATGCTGGTGCGGCGCATCGTGGAGGCGCTCGGCATGTTGCGCACGCGCGAGCACCTGGACGCGGTGCGGGCGCTGCTCAAGGAGCAGCCGGTGAACGACGCGCAGCAGGCCACGGCGCAGACGTTGGAGCGGCTGTCGCAGGACGTGGAGCTGCGGGAGCGCTGCGGTCCGGAGGTCAGCGCCTGGCTCAAGCGTCAGCCGTAG
- a CDS encoding CBM96 family carbohydrate-binding protein, whose amino-acid sequence MAVLALLPHCGGLTSPEAVAPLEQQGDFATGGGSFVAVADAHVDSARPDKNFGAASQLYVDDSPVEYRSFLRFEVSGLKDPVKRAVLRLFVTNGSGNGPVVRRVESDWKEDSVTFDRQPAALGPVLSDAKEVRAGRWVEMDVTAAVTENGTQDFGLFSTDIDGADFASREDVDPAMRPRLVVETREPTATPRAPTPDWSWHRGGAGDERVTAMASAEDGLDFLVAGAFKGSGDFGGEVFEGERGLVVARYGADGAHQWSRAFAVGERVEATGLAVATSGEVWVVGAYQGDPDLGTGALTYIEEHSVASGIFLLKLSAEGTPLWSRGFRAEISDTRSGLARAQAVTLDSRGSVIITGHFTGEMGLGRGRLYADPGNRTRDDSVPALFLAKFHASGAHDWSLAFPGGDEGSNAEALATDGAGFIYVGGHTDSWLLNATGGETPFLGKLSANGTPQWFRAFNGAKGSIRALTPMPRGDVAFVGDVSGRFSFDGKAVEASEDVLLGTLHETAADGWARVMGTSKAARGHSLGRSSKGELVVAGWTRDAKLDLGSGALGSTALSRGEVLHFVARYDSTGKHLDARELGSTAPDSVALQVTYGGQARLCVPFSNALSPGDASYTSRGEGDLLFLQLTP is encoded by the coding sequence ATGGCGGTCCTGGCGTTGCTGCCGCACTGTGGCGGCCTCACGTCACCCGAGGCGGTGGCGCCCCTCGAACAGCAGGGCGACTTCGCGACCGGAGGCGGCAGCTTCGTCGCCGTCGCGGATGCGCACGTCGACTCCGCCAGGCCCGACAAGAACTTCGGCGCCGCGTCGCAGCTCTACGTGGACGACTCCCCTGTCGAGTACCGCTCCTTCCTGCGCTTCGAGGTGTCGGGGTTGAAGGACCCGGTGAAGCGCGCGGTGTTGCGGCTGTTCGTGACGAACGGCTCGGGCAACGGTCCTGTCGTCCGGCGGGTGGAGTCCGACTGGAAGGAGGACAGCGTCACGTTCGACCGGCAGCCCGCGGCGTTGGGCCCCGTGTTGTCCGATGCGAAGGAGGTGCGCGCCGGCCGCTGGGTGGAGATGGATGTGACGGCGGCGGTGACGGAGAACGGCACGCAGGACTTCGGGCTCTTCTCCACGGACATCGACGGCGCGGACTTCGCCTCACGTGAGGATGTGGACCCGGCGATGCGGCCGCGCCTCGTGGTGGAGACCCGGGAGCCGACGGCGACACCGCGAGCCCCGACGCCGGATTGGAGCTGGCATCGGGGCGGAGCGGGAGACGAGCGCGTCACCGCGATGGCGAGCGCGGAGGATGGGCTCGACTTCCTCGTCGCGGGCGCGTTCAAGGGGAGCGGTGACTTCGGCGGCGAAGTCTTCGAGGGCGAACGGGGACTCGTGGTCGCGCGCTACGGCGCGGATGGCGCGCACCAGTGGTCGCGGGCCTTCGCGGTGGGCGAGCGCGTGGAGGCGACGGGGCTCGCGGTGGCGACCTCGGGTGAGGTCTGGGTGGTGGGCGCGTATCAGGGCGACCCGGACCTGGGGACGGGCGCGCTGACGTACATCGAGGAGCACTCGGTGGCGTCCGGCATCTTCCTGCTCAAGCTGTCCGCGGAAGGAACTCCGTTGTGGTCCCGAGGCTTCCGCGCGGAGATCTCCGACACGCGCTCGGGGCTCGCGAGGGCGCAGGCGGTGACGCTCGACTCGCGGGGGAGTGTCATCATCACGGGCCACTTCACGGGCGAGATGGGCCTGGGGCGTGGACGGCTCTACGCGGACCCGGGCAATCGGACGCGGGATGACTCGGTGCCCGCGCTCTTCCTCGCGAAGTTCCACGCGAGTGGGGCCCATGACTGGTCGCTCGCGTTTCCCGGTGGGGACGAGGGCTCGAACGCGGAGGCACTCGCCACGGATGGAGCGGGCTTCATCTACGTGGGCGGGCACACGGACTCGTGGCTGCTGAACGCGACGGGCGGCGAGACGCCGTTCCTCGGCAAGCTCTCCGCGAACGGTACGCCGCAGTGGTTCCGGGCGTTCAACGGGGCGAAGGGCAGCATCCGCGCGCTCACGCCCATGCCGCGCGGCGACGTGGCCTTCGTCGGCGACGTCAGCGGTCGGTTCTCCTTCGACGGGAAGGCGGTCGAGGCGAGCGAGGATGTCTTGCTGGGCACGCTGCACGAGACGGCGGCGGATGGCTGGGCGCGCGTCATGGGCACCTCGAAAGCCGCGCGAGGCCACTCACTGGGCCGGAGCTCGAAGGGCGAGCTCGTCGTCGCCGGGTGGACACGGGACGCGAAGCTGGACCTCGGAAGCGGCGCGCTCGGGAGCACGGCGCTCTCACGGGGCGAAGTGCTCCACTTCGTCGCGCGCTACGACAGCACGGGGAAACACCTCGACGCCCGGGAGCTGGGGAGCACCGCGCCGGACAGCGTGGCCCTTCAAGTCACGTACGGTGGCCAGGCCCGGCTCTGCGTTCCCTTCAGCAATGCCCTGTCACCCGGTGACGCGTCATACACCTCACGGGGCGAGGGAGACCTGCTGTTCCTCCAGCTCACACCCTGA
- the mtgA gene encoding monofunctional biosynthetic peptidoglycan transglycosylase: MSTTDGRPEGSPEGTEATAVVPSVAAVPSQPPVPRRRGMGRFKWVLGAVVLLLGFGVYEYVTLPKAASLEKENPKSTALMDQRAEEARAEGKKVRRRQHWVPLASVPKHAVDSVLISEDASFYLHEGVDTTEMRKALEEAWAKGQLGRGASTITQQLAKNLWLSTDRSLFRKAKELVLARRLEDALSKKRILTLYLNVVEWGNGVYGIDAGAREHFGVSASQVSVAQGAILAAMLPAPRKRAPSSGSRALWRRAHWIVDRMESVGRISEAQATDARGDIDRLLGRTPAGKSDDEGSDDDA; this comes from the coding sequence ATGTCGACCACGGATGGACGACCGGAAGGCTCGCCGGAGGGCACCGAGGCCACGGCGGTGGTGCCTTCGGTGGCGGCTGTGCCCTCGCAGCCTCCGGTGCCTCGTCGGCGGGGGATGGGGCGATTCAAGTGGGTGCTCGGGGCCGTGGTGCTGCTCCTCGGCTTCGGCGTGTATGAGTACGTCACGCTCCCCAAGGCCGCGTCGCTCGAAAAGGAGAACCCGAAGTCGACCGCGTTGATGGACCAGCGCGCCGAGGAGGCTCGGGCCGAGGGGAAGAAGGTCCGTCGGCGACAGCATTGGGTTCCGCTCGCGTCGGTGCCGAAGCACGCGGTGGACTCGGTGCTCATCTCCGAGGACGCGAGCTTCTATCTGCACGAGGGTGTGGATACGACGGAGATGCGCAAGGCGCTGGAGGAGGCCTGGGCGAAGGGGCAACTGGGGCGAGGCGCTTCGACCATCACCCAGCAGCTCGCGAAGAACCTCTGGCTGTCCACGGACCGCAGCCTGTTCCGCAAGGCGAAGGAGCTGGTGCTCGCCCGGCGGCTGGAGGACGCGCTCTCCAAGAAGCGCATCCTCACGCTGTACCTCAACGTCGTCGAGTGGGGGAACGGCGTCTACGGCATCGACGCCGGTGCGCGGGAGCACTTCGGCGTGTCCGCGTCGCAGGTCTCCGTGGCCCAGGGCGCCATCCTCGCCGCGATGCTGCCCGCGCCTCGCAAGCGCGCTCCGTCCTCCGGCTCGCGCGCGCTGTGGCGGCGTGCGCATTGGATTGTCGACCGGATGGAGTCCGTGGGGCGCATCTCCGAGGCGCAGGCCACCGACGCGCGTGGGGACATCGACCGGTTGCTGGGGCGCACGCCCGCCGGGAAGAGCGACGACGAAGGCTCCGACGACGACGCGTGA
- a CDS encoding CHAP domain-containing protein → MHRGAWLGALVGLWLWGGTAEAARRSPPKRAAPVALSDRAVWRAKGWVGLGSLKTVSSAVNDDCSGLTQLAYRRPGLSLMPSLTLPGENGVKAIYRKAGSLGALRQTPKPGDLVFFRETLDRNRDGRRNDGLTHIGIVEKVGQDGTVTFVHRAGGGVKRGRFNQARPEVHKDEKGRVVNDWLRRREKRQRAYLAGELVAGFASVDDSWQAPVTASRTQR, encoded by the coding sequence ATGCATCGTGGCGCGTGGTTGGGGGCGTTGGTGGGGTTGTGGCTGTGGGGTGGAACGGCCGAGGCCGCGAGGCGGAGTCCTCCGAAGCGGGCCGCGCCAGTGGCCCTGTCGGACCGGGCCGTGTGGCGCGCGAAGGGTTGGGTGGGGCTGGGCTCGCTGAAGACGGTGAGCAGCGCGGTCAACGATGACTGTTCGGGCCTGACGCAGCTGGCCTACCGCCGCCCCGGGCTCAGCCTGATGCCGTCGCTCACCCTGCCTGGGGAGAACGGCGTGAAGGCCATCTACCGGAAGGCGGGCTCGCTGGGCGCGCTTCGCCAGACGCCGAAGCCGGGGGACCTGGTGTTCTTCCGCGAGACGCTGGACCGCAACCGGGATGGCCGCCGCAACGACGGGCTCACGCACATCGGCATCGTCGAGAAGGTGGGACAGGACGGCACCGTCACGTTCGTCCACCGCGCCGGCGGCGGGGTGAAGCGCGGTCGCTTCAATCAGGCGCGCCCGGAGGTGCACAAGGACGAGAAGGGGCGCGTCGTGAATGACTGGCTGCGCCGCCGTGAGAAGCGCCAGCGGGCCTACCTGGCGGGCGAGCTGGTGGCGGGCTTCGCCTCCGTGGACGACAGCTGGCAGGCGCCCGTCACCGCGTCGAGGACGCAGCGCTGA